One Paenibacillus riograndensis SBR5 DNA segment encodes these proteins:
- the rpmC gene encoding 50S ribosomal protein L29, which produces MKANELRNLTTAEIEQKIAGFKEELFNLRFQLATGQLDNPTRIRDVRKEIARAKTVIHQRVLGIS; this is translated from the coding sequence ATGAAAGCTAATGAACTTCGCAACTTAACCACTGCCGAGATTGAACAGAAGATCGCTGGTTTCAAAGAAGAGCTCTTCAATCTCCGTTTTCAATTGGCAACTGGCCAACTGGATAACCCGACTCGGATTCGTGATGTGCGCAAGGAAATAGCTCGTGCTAAAACCGTTATCCATCAAAGAGTACTTGGGATCAGTTAA